Proteins encoded by one window of Brevibacterium atlanticum:
- a CDS encoding TlyA family RNA methyltransferase, with product MSRLDRALVERGILSSRSRAAREIAAGRVDVNGRTVTKSSHDVAESDEITVTEPDPWVARSAHKLLGALDSFGFVGPEDTPAPGVPADPSHSADPSSSTAAGPLAGLTALDAGASTGGFTQVLLHHGVSEVWAVDVGHDQLAPLLRDDPRVHVREGLNLRELAASDVPIVDLVVADVSFISLRLLIGPLLAATAADGQLLLMVKPQFELARASLDKHGVVTSPTNRRRALDSVLDAVSEHDARVIDIAPSPLPGPSGNREYFLRVRPGRTPAPSDKLDEASIPAHLETIMRGES from the coding sequence GTGAGCAGACTCGACCGGGCACTCGTCGAACGGGGGATCCTGTCCTCCCGCTCCCGCGCCGCCCGCGAAATCGCCGCCGGACGCGTCGACGTCAACGGCCGCACTGTGACGAAGTCCTCCCACGATGTGGCCGAATCCGACGAAATCACCGTCACCGAACCCGATCCCTGGGTCGCCCGCAGCGCCCACAAACTCCTCGGAGCCCTCGACTCCTTCGGGTTCGTCGGACCTGAGGACACGCCCGCCCCGGGCGTCCCTGCCGATCCCAGCCATTCTGCCGATCCGAGCAGCTCTACCGCCGCAGGCCCACTCGCCGGCCTCACCGCGCTCGATGCGGGAGCCTCCACCGGCGGGTTCACCCAGGTCCTCCTCCATCACGGCGTCAGCGAAGTCTGGGCCGTGGACGTCGGACACGACCAACTCGCCCCTCTCCTCCGCGACGACCCGCGCGTGCACGTCCGGGAAGGACTCAACCTCCGCGAACTCGCCGCCTCTGACGTGCCCATCGTCGACCTCGTCGTCGCCGACGTCTCCTTCATCTCCCTGCGTCTGCTCATCGGCCCGCTGCTCGCGGCCACCGCCGCAGACGGCCAGCTCCTGCTCATGGTCAAACCCCAATTCGAACTCGCTCGCGCCTCCCTCGACAAACACGGCGTCGTCACCAGCCCGACCAATCGTCGCCGCGCGCTCGACTCCGTCCTCGACGCTGTGAGCGAACACGATGCGCGCGTCATCGACATCGCACCCTCGCCGCTGCCGGGACCGAGCGGAAACAGAGAGTACTTCCTGCGTGTTCGCCCAGGCCGAACCCCGGCCCCGTCCGATAAGCTCGATGAAGCATCCATCCCCGCCCACCTGGAGACGATCATGAGAGGAGAGTCGTGA